In the Kwoniella shivajii chromosome 2, complete sequence genome, one interval contains:
- a CDS encoding E1-like protein-activating enzyme Gsa7p/Apg7p, whose amino-acid sequence MPVLQFQPLNSQPTPSFWTALTSRKLDDFKLDDSTQSIAGWLEEGREIVDNHMRMTDQQTTNIGVDGSVTVGGNAFGQDSIKVQGVLKMFNTIEEFRQTGIKKELFGSLVDMILDSFTSNEPVLNPFLLVTYADLKKYTYHYWFAFPALVADPAWDLVDGCLSEIDKQDVQEIRQLEVSWANSKISLNEAFLVKGDLGVRSIASLAMYQSFFSGVPSEQRIIAFHDPSSSRLNPGWPLRNVLYYLNAIHGMTRIRIVCLREGISSRQGEVMVDDNKVMTTNMTPVAVGWERNKAGKLASRVADLGPTMDPIRLAEQAVDLNLKLMKWRIAPTLDLDKVSNTKCLLLGAGTLGCYVARNLMAWGVRNITFVDSARVSFSNPVRQPLFRFEDCLNGGRPKAACAADRLKEIFPNMLTEGYAFNIPMPGHPVPPSLTESTSAEIQKLEELIAQHDAVFLLMDSRESRWLPTMMGMNQGKIVINAALGFDTYLVMRHGIQPVNPDVDQLGCYYCNDVVAPTDSLTDRTLDQMCTVTRPGVAPIAAASATELLVSLLQHPLGAHAPPYVSADMPRLEEDLPLGNVPHQVRGILGQWRTNIVNGPAYDKCTACSAIVLDAYRQQGISWLFRVFADAKILEQVTGLDKLHAESESALNSIEWLSSDDESEGL is encoded by the exons ATGCCAGTACTTCAGTTTCAACCTCTGAATTCGCAACCTACACCTTCCTTTTGGACTGCCCTAACCTCTCGCAAGCTTGATGACTTCAAGCTGGACGACAGCACACAATCGATCGCTGGATGGCTGGAGGAGGGCAGAGAGATAGTGGACAATCACATGCGTATGACGGATCAGCAGACAACCAATATTGGCGTAGATGGAAGTGTAACGGTCGGTGGTAATGCCTTTGGGCAGGAC TCCATCAAGGTGCAAGGTGTTCTGAAGATGTTCAACACTATCGAGGAATTCCGACAGACCGGGATCAAGAAAGAACTGTTTGGAAGCCTTGTAGATATG ATATTGGACTCATTCACATCCAACGAGCCTGTTCTCAATCCTTTCTTGCTTGTAACTTATGCGGATCTCAAGAAATATACCTATCATTATTGGTTTGCATTCCCCGCCTTAGTTGCGGATCCGGCTTGGGACCTGGTTGACGGATGTTTATCGGAAATTGATAAGCAG GACGTGCAAGAAATCCGGCAACTCGAAGTCAGCTGGGCTAACAGTAAGATTTCACTAAATGAAGCCTTCCTTGTGAAAGGAGATTTAGGAGTACGAAGTATCGCATCATTGGCCATGTATCAATCCTTTTTCTCTGGAGTTCCATCAGAACAG CGAATAATTGCGTTTCACGATCCATCCTCATCGCGGTTGAATCCTGGGTGGCCTCTTCGAAATGTCTTATATTACCTGAACGCGATACATGGGATGACTAGGATCCGCATCGTATGTCTAAGAGAAGGGATCTCTAGTCGTCAGGGTGAGGTGATGGTCGATGACAATAAGGTGATGACTACAAACATGACACCCGTGGCAGTAGGCTGGGAGAGAAACAAAGCGGGAAAGCTTGCTAGTCGCGTTGCAGATTTAGGGCCAACTATGGATCCGATTCG CCTAGCTGAACAAGCTGTCgatctcaatctcaaattgATGAAGTGGAGGATCGCTCCAACTCTCGATCTGGACAAGGTTTCGAATACCAAATGTCTGCTGTTGGGTGCGGGGACTCTGGGATGTTACGTGGCTCGGAATTTGATG GCATGGGGTGTACGCAATATTACTTTCGTAGATTCTGCGAGAGTATCGTTCTCGAATCCTGTTCGGCAGCCGCTTTTTCGTTTCGAAGACTGTCTGAATGGAGGCCGTCCGAAGGCTGCGTGTGCTGCTGATAGGCTGAAAGAGATCTTTCCCAATATG CTCACGGAAGGTTACGCCTTCAATATCCCGATGCCTGGTCATCCTGTTCCACCTTCCCTCACCGAATCCACCTCGGCCGAGATCCAGAAATTAGAAGAGCTGATTGCGCAACACGACGCCGTCTTCCTTTTAATGGACTCCAGGGAGTCGCGATGGCTACCTACCATGATGGGAATGAATCAAGGAAAGATAGTAATCAATGCAGCACTTGGTTTTGACACCTATTTGGTCATGAGACATGGTATACAGCCTGTGAATCCGGACGTCGATCAGCTGGGATGCTACTACTGCAATGACGTTGTCGCGCCGACTGAT TCTTTGACCGACAGAACTCTGGATCAGATGTGTACTGTTACAAGACCAGGAGTTGCACCCATCGCAGCTGCTTCTGCTACAGAGCTGCTCGTATCTCTATTGCAACATCCGCTTGG GGCACATGCCCCTCCATATGTTTCCGCTGATATGCCGAGACTTGAAGAGGATCTGCCGCTAGGTAACGTTCCTCACCAAGTACGCGGTATATTGGGCCAATGGCGCACGAACATCGTGAATGGCCCAGCGTATGACAAATGCACAGCCTGCAGCGCGATT GTTTTAGATGCTTATCGTCAGCAAGGCATATCATGGTTGTTTCGGGTCTTCGCGGATGCCAAAATCTTGGAGCAGGTGACGGGCCTGGACAAGCTGCACGCTGAAAGCGAGTCAGCTTTAAACAGTATTGAGTGGCTCTCAAGTGATGACGAGTCTGAAGGCCTGTGA